Below is a genomic region from Thiohalobacter sp..
GCCAGATAGGTGGTGTCCAGCTCGATGCGGTCACGGCCCATCCGCTTGGCACGATACAGGGCTTTGTCGACGCGTTCAACGAAGGCACTGCTGGTTTCGCCGGGCTTGTACAGCGCCAGCCCGGCGGAGAAAGTGGGCATGGAATAGACCTGGCCGTTGAGGTGCCAACGGATCTCGGCGCAGCGCTGGCGCACCTTCTTCAGCGCCCGCATGGCACCCTCGGCATCGGTGTTCGGCAGCAACACGGCGAATTCCTCCCCGCCGTAGCGGGCCACCAGGTCATGGTGGCGGAAGATGGAGAGGATGCTCTTGGCATATACCCGCAACACCTCGTCGCCGGCGGCGTGACCGAACTTGTCATTGATCTCCTTGAACTTGTCGAGGTCGATCAGGGCCAGAGACAGCGGGAAACCGTAGCGCTGCACACGCGCCACCTCGTCTTCCAGGCGACGCAGGAAGGCGCGGCGGTTGGACAGGCCGGTGAGTTCGTCGGTCAGACTGAGCAGGCGGACCCGGGTCAGCTCGTCGGTGAGCTGGCGGCTGTCCGACTCCACCATCTGCAGGTACTGGTAGGTCTTGTCGAGCTTGTCGGCCAGTTCGTGGTGGCCTTCCATCAGGCGCTCGATCTCGTGGACCAGGGTTGAGCGCAAGGTCTCCAGATCGGTGACGTCCGAGGCCTGGCGGACCTCGTTGAGCACCACCTCGAGCAGAACGCCGAATTCCTGGTTCTGGCTGATGGTGTCCAGCACCCGGTGCGCCAGCCCGGCCTGGATCTCCTCGATGTCCCGACGGCGGGCATCGATCTCGTGCTGTACCACCGAGGAGGACACCAGTTCCTCGCCCAATTCCTCGGGACTGAGCGGCTCGTAGTCCAACACCGTCTCGCGACGCAGGGTGGCCGGCTCGCGGCCTTCCTCGACTTCCATGGTCGGCGATTCGAGCCGGTCGGCAGTCGTGTCCCTGATCGCGGCGGATGGGTCCACCTTTTCTTCCGGCTCCGCCGGCTGCTGGGCCGAGGATCCGACGGCCGGCTCCGCAGCCGGCGCCGTACCGGTTTCCAGGGGTGCCTCGACGATACCGAAGGCGGCCAGCAGGGGGCGCACCGCGTCACGCAGAGTGGATTCCTGCACCCGGTCGAGGCGGGAGATCTGGTCGGCGTAGACGTCGATGTAGTCGCGCAGGGCGTGCAGGTCCGGTAGGCTCAGCGGCGGCTGCAGACGCCCGGCCAGCAGCTTGACCTGCACCTGGAGCGGCGAACCGGGATGGAGGTGCTGGGCATAGACATCGAGCAGGCTGTTGGCGATACCGGCGTAGGCCTGCTGCACGCCGAGATGGGTCTCGGTCATCTCGCGCAGCATGCGTTCCACCTGGCGATAGATCACGGCGCCCGCTGGCGACTGGCGCAGGGCATCCAGAAGCCGCAGGAGCTTGCGCGCCGAAACGGCCTCGAACGAATCTGTATCTCCTGAACCAGCCATCAGAGAAATGGTTCTCCCGCACACCACATCCCTGTGCACAGAACGCGGACCCGGGGCCCGTTCCTTGTTTGAATGGCGTTGCGCTGTCGGTTGCTGCCGCGGGATGGGCCGTCGAACGGCACCTGTCCCCCCACTCGCCTCTCTCGCCTGCGAGCCGCCCGCTTGTTATCGGGATCGTCCGGGCTCGTCGCAAAACCTGTGGTGTTGTTGCTTGTCATGACCGCACCCCGCGATATGCGCGGAGACAGGTACCGTTAAGGTACCCCGAAGCGGCGCGCCACCACAAACCGGGAACGCCACTGTAAACAATCCCGACACATCTGCCGACCGGAAGCGGACAAGGGCCGCAACCGCCGCGGCCGACCGCCCCCCTTACCCGATGAACGTGAATTTTTTAATATATTTCAAATATTTATTCATTTTCCATTACTACGCTCGAGCGGTTGGAAAAGACGGGCAAAGCAGCATCTTGTAAGCCTATTCTTACAGAAGATGACTGAAATTCAGGAGGGTTGATATGTGAAAAACGATGGGAAGGTCGGCAAAAAGTGCCGGTTTTTTGGCGACGAAATGTCGGCGGCAGATCAGTCGGCAGCGAGTTGACGGGCCATGAAGTCGAGCGCGGCCACGTCCTCGAGCAGGGCATCGAGCTGACCCTCGACCGCGCCGGCATCCAGGCCGAGTACCTTGAGACTCTCGGACGGCAGCTCGCCAGACGGGGCATCGCCAATCTCCTGCCGCTTGAGCAGGTGGTCGGCCAGCAGCACCAGATGGGGGTAGACCTCGTGTTCGCCCCGGTAACCGGGATTGTGGTGCTCGCGCAGGGTCACAATGATCTCGTCAGGCATCTTCCAGGCCGCCATCAGCCAGGCACCGATCTGGCTATGGCCCATCTCCATCAGGTTCTGCGCCTGCCCCATGCCCAGCACACAGCGCTCCAACGCGGTTACCGGCGTACCCGGCTGGGCGGCAACCAGCTTGTTGAGCAGCTTGAACTCGGGCGGAAACAGATGGCCGAGCAACAGGAAACCGAAGTTGTGCAGCAGGCCAGCGAGATAGGCCATGCCGGGTTCGGGCGCCCGGCCAGGATCCATGCGCCTGGCCAGCGTCTGGACCAGCGCCGCACTGTAGACGGCATGACGCCAGAAGGCATGCAGGCCCAGCGGACCGTCCGCGGGGTTGCGAAAGGACTTGCCCGTGGCCAGGCCCAGGGCCATGTTCATCACCAGGTCGAAGCCCAGCACCCGGGTGATGGCGTCATGGATGGAGCTGATCTTGCCCCGGTACCCGTAGAGCGGGGATGAGGCGTAACGGATGACCTGCGCCGCAAGGCTGGGATCGAGTTCCACGACGGCTGCCAGGTCGGCGATGTCGGCATCCGGATCGCTGCGGAGTTCCAGCACCCGCCGCGCCATCTCCGGCATGGGCGGCAGCTCGTAGACTTCCTCGATGCGGCGCCGGATCTCGTCAGCCAGCGTCGGCTGGTTCCTGGCTTCTGCCATTGCTCCCGCCATGCGTCTTGCCTCCCGTCAGGGGGCGACGCCTCATGGCCACGCCCCATTCTGGAAAGGCCCTACAGGATTTTGATCCTATTACGGATTTCCCTGTGCCGCAATCATCCTGAAGAACCGTGCCCCGATACGCCGGGATGGTCGTATCCAAACCGGTTAGCGGCCCGGCGCCCGGCGTCTTGAGTCCCGCACCGGCGAAACGCAAAACCGGTCGCGCCACGCGCTCAGTTGAGCTGCACCCGTTGTCCCCAGGGCACGGGCGCCTTGCCCTTGACCAGCCAGATCACCGGGAAGGTCGGCGCCTGCTTCGGGAACTCGCCCTCGGCGTCGGTGAAATACACCAGGAGATCCGGCGCACGGTCCCGGCGCGCCGCCCACTCGAACACGGGCGTGAAGCGGGTACCGCCCCCGCCACGGAAATCCTGGGGCAGCCGGAACTCGTCCCAGGGCTCGAACTCCCAGGGTCCTTCCGGCGCGAGCTGGGCATCGCAGGCAAGCAGGGTGATGCGGGCACGCACCTGGCCCTTGATGGCATCGATCTCGGACACGAATTCGGCCATCTCCTCCGGCGACACCGAACCCGAGGTGTCGAGTGCCACGATCACATCCACCTGCGCGCTGCGCAGGCTGGGGAGGATGGCACTGCCCTCCCGCCGCGACGGCCGCGAGTAGTTGTAGTCATCACGCGCCACCGTGGTCATGTACTTGGCCAACAGCATGCGCCAGGGCAGCCTGGGGGCGAGCAGATGGTCCACCAGCCGGGCCATGCCACCGCCCAGCTTGCCCGCCTGCTGGGCCTGCTGGGCCGCGCCAGCCAGTCGCTGCTGCCACTGGATCTGCAGCTGTTCCTTCTCGGCCTCGGTCAGCGGCTTTGGCTGGGGCGCGCCGCCCAGATTGGGGTCGATCTCGGCCTCCGAGTTGTCGCCGCCCTGCCCGCCTTCGCCACCGCTGCTGTCGCCGCCACCGCCGCCGCTGCCTGCATCGGCATCGTCATTGTCGTACATGTGCTGGTCGAGGGTCTCGGGTTCCTCGTCCAGATCGTCGATCGCGGGATAGATTTCCTCGGCGGTCATGCCATCGAACTCGGCCATGTACAGCGCGCCCGGGGGTGGCTTGAGGCCGTCCTTGATCAGCAGCGGATTGATGGCCAGGTCACAGGCCACGTCCCAGCGGTGCTTGACCCGGTGCTGCCGACGCACGAAGTGCGACAGCGCGCAATGCAGCGCCTCGTGGGCAAGCATGAACTGGGTCTGGTCCAGGCTCAGACTTTCTATGTAGCGGGGGTTGTAGTAGAACTTGCGGGCATCGGTAGCGGTCGTCTTGCACCACTTGGGGTCGGCCGCCACCATCGGCAACCGCAGTACCAGCGCCCCCAGAAAGGGCTTGTCCAGGATCAGCCGGGTGCGTGCCGCGCTCAGCTTGGTTTCGACATCGGTGCTCAAGTCCGGGCAAGCCTCCGCTCAGACGTCGAACAGCATCACGTCGGCGACCGCCTTCGCCCAGTTCGCGAACTGCGGCACCTGGAACAGCTCCTGGCCCACCGCGCGGTGCATGTCGGAAATCAGCATCACGCCCATCTCGCGATCCGGGAAGTTGCCGGCATAGTCGATGATGCGGCCGAACACCGCCTGCGCCTCCGGCTGCTCGCGGTAGCGGATCGCACGCCCGACCAGGGCACTGGCAACGGCGTACTGCAGGTCGGTCTCCGAAGGCACGGGCACATCCTCGCCGCGCACGATGGCATCGACGTCGGGCAGCTTGTCCAGGTTGTCGACGAAGGCGGCCAGCTCGATACCCGCTGCAGGTCCCACGCAGGCCTGCAGCGTCTCCACCAGCAGCTTGGGCTGGTCGTGGAACTTCTGCAGTGCCCGGTGCGCGAACTCCCAGGAACGCGGCGAGGGAAAGGCCACCGGATTGTGCGCGGGATCGAAATCGAACAGCAGCTCGGGCCGGAAACGCAGGAAGGCGATCAGCCGGTCATCAATGCCGTGCTCGTAGGCCCAGGCCACCCAGTCGTCGAGATGGGTTTCCAGCTCGAAGTGCGAGAAGCGATTCGCCAGCGGCGCGGGCATGGTGTAGGTCACGCCACGGTCGCCCTGGCGGTTGCCTGCCGCGAAAATGGCCCAGCCCTCCGGCACCTTGTACTCCCCCAGACGACGGTCGAGGATGAGCTGGTAGGCGGCCGCGGACACGCTGGGCGGCGCCGAAGTGATTTCATCCAGGAACAGGATACCCCGGGGACCATGGCGCTCGGCATCGGGCAGGATGGCCGGAACCGACCATTCCACGAATTCCCCGCTGCGGAAGGGAATGCCGCGCAGGTCGCTCGGTTCCATCTGCGACAGCCGGATATCGATGACCGGCGCATCATGGCGTTCGGCGATCTGGGCGATCATCTGCGATTTGCCCACGCCGGGCGGTCCCCAGACCATGACCGGGGTGTGCTGCCCCGCCTCGGTGCTCAGGAACTCCCGGTCCAGGACAGCCATCAAGTGTGCTGGGCGCATTCTGCCTCCGTGGATTCAAACCGTTTATGCGCCCGCCCGGGGCGCGGAACAGCCCGTCATCTTACGCAAGTTGCCCGCAAATTTCATGACGACAAGCGCTTGAAATCCATGACCTCTCCACGGAAATGCGCCGCAACCCCCAGGGCGACCCGCGTGACCCGGATCACAGGGCAAGACAGCCGTATCAGGATTCGCTAAAAAAAACGCCCGGGGAGTCGATACCTCGGGTAAGCCGGGCGGGAGGACTGCCGCACCAACGGCTGCGACAGGATCACCGGTCACCACACAAGAAGATGCACAACATGATGGGGTACACGATGGGGCACTGCCCGCGCATTCTGGTCTGCGAGCACGATCATTCCGTCCGTCAACAGCTCTACCGCAAGTTCCAGGCCACCGGCTTCTGGGTCGACACCGCCGCCACCGCCGGTGAGGCATTGGCCAGGCTCGAGCAGCGACGCTTCGACGCCATGACCATCAGCCTGGTGCTGTCCGACCAGGACAGCCTGACCTTCATCCAGGACCTGCGCACCCTCGCCATCGAGCTGCCGGTGCTGGTGACCTCCATCCGTGCCACCCGCGGCACCCTGCCACCGGCCATGGC
It encodes:
- a CDS encoding GGDEF domain-containing protein; translated protein: MAGSGDTDSFEAVSARKLLRLLDALRQSPAGAVIYRQVERMLREMTETHLGVQQAYAGIANSLLDVYAQHLHPGSPLQVQVKLLAGRLQPPLSLPDLHALRDYIDVYADQISRLDRVQESTLRDAVRPLLAAFGIVEAPLETGTAPAAEPAVGSSAQQPAEPEEKVDPSAAIRDTTADRLESPTMEVEEGREPATLRRETVLDYEPLSPEELGEELVSSSVVQHEIDARRRDIEEIQAGLAHRVLDTISQNQEFGVLLEVVLNEVRQASDVTDLETLRSTLVHEIERLMEGHHELADKLDKTYQYLQMVESDSRQLTDELTRVRLLSLTDELTGLSNRRAFLRRLEDEVARVQRYGFPLSLALIDLDKFKEINDKFGHAAGDEVLRVYAKSILSIFRHHDLVARYGGEEFAVLLPNTDAEGAMRALKKVRQRCAEIRWHLNGQVYSMPTFSAGLALYKPGETSSAFVERVDKALYRAKRMGRDRIELDTTYLAPEKPPAADNGGEKG
- a CDS encoding AAA family ATPase; its protein translation is MRPAHLMAVLDREFLSTEAGQHTPVMVWGPPGVGKSQMIAQIAERHDAPVIDIRLSQMEPSDLRGIPFRSGEFVEWSVPAILPDAERHGPRGILFLDEITSAPPSVSAAAYQLILDRRLGEYKVPEGWAIFAAGNRQGDRGVTYTMPAPLANRFSHFELETHLDDWVAWAYEHGIDDRLIAFLRFRPELLFDFDPAHNPVAFPSPRSWEFAHRALQKFHDQPKLLVETLQACVGPAAGIELAAFVDNLDKLPDVDAIVRGEDVPVPSETDLQYAVASALVGRAIRYREQPEAQAVFGRIIDYAGNFPDREMGVMLISDMHRAVGQELFQVPQFANWAKAVADVMLFDV
- a CDS encoding HDOD domain-containing protein, which codes for MAEARNQPTLADEIRRRIEEVYELPPMPEMARRVLELRSDPDADIADLAAVVELDPSLAAQVIRYASSPLYGYRGKISSIHDAITRVLGFDLVMNMALGLATGKSFRNPADGPLGLHAFWRHAVYSAALVQTLARRMDPGRAPEPGMAYLAGLLHNFGFLLLGHLFPPEFKLLNKLVAAQPGTPVTALERCVLGMGQAQNLMEMGHSQIGAWLMAAWKMPDEIIVTLREHHNPGYRGEHEVYPHLVLLADHLLKRQEIGDAPSGELPSESLKVLGLDAGAVEGQLDALLEDVAALDFMARQLAAD
- a CDS encoding vWA domain-containing protein; amino-acid sequence: MSTDVETKLSAARTRLILDKPFLGALVLRLPMVAADPKWCKTTATDARKFYYNPRYIESLSLDQTQFMLAHEALHCALSHFVRRQHRVKHRWDVACDLAINPLLIKDGLKPPPGALYMAEFDGMTAEEIYPAIDDLDEEPETLDQHMYDNDDADAGSGGGGGDSSGGEGGQGGDNSEAEIDPNLGGAPQPKPLTEAEKEQLQIQWQQRLAGAAQQAQQAGKLGGGMARLVDHLLAPRLPWRMLLAKYMTTVARDDYNYSRPSRREGSAILPSLRSAQVDVIVALDTSGSVSPEEMAEFVSEIDAIKGQVRARITLLACDAQLAPEGPWEFEPWDEFRLPQDFRGGGGTRFTPVFEWAARRDRAPDLLVYFTDAEGEFPKQAPTFPVIWLVKGKAPVPWGQRVQLN